The Chroicocephalus ridibundus chromosome 8, bChrRid1.1, whole genome shotgun sequence genome includes the window TAGATATTTTGCATGCAAGTTTCTCAGGGGAAGTCTACTATTTCTGTGTTCACAAGCCTATGCCAGTGTGAAGGTTTGGttgtacattttaaaaacttgttgtCTGTGAACAGCTCTGCTCATTCCTAGTCATTCCTGTTTTCCATGTTTGTCAcacattattttcttgaattgaGTATCTTTCATTGTGATGGGCTGAACCTCTCTGAATCCTGCAAAGGGTGGAGTCCTTAAGCACCCTACTCACCAAAGGTGTTGTGTTCCAGCCAATCTCCTGGCTTTCAGTTTGTGGCTCTGAGTATTTCTTTGTTGGCTCCAGTGCTGCATGGTGAATAAGATTCAGAAACTTGTCTGTTGATTTAAGAGaacaaatacaaatgaaagaaagtatgtttaaaaaaagtcaccCGTGGATGTGTGTTAGAATGGGACATCGTAACGCTGTCCAAGCCATAGCAAGAAAGCAAAGGCTGGAGCaacctctgtgcttctgtgaatgATCATGTAAGAGAATGCAGGGTGACATTTCTACTCAAATTTATCCCAATAAAGTTTCAAGATTTGCCTGCCTGTACTGTCCTGTTAATTTTGTCATCCCTGTTTACTGTATTGCAGCATCTTACTTTTCTTATGCCACACCTAGTATTGACCAGCGCTTCACATAAGCTCTTGTCTTTCTCAGTTGCCTGAGACCtgctaccttttccttttttggttttcttttccctcctaaTTCTTGACTAGAGCAGGTGGACCTTAACCAACCATTAAGGTTTTCAGACAAAATTGGCATGTTAGAAATAAATGAGCAGTTGCTATAGGGTTTCTGTTATTAGTGCTCTAAAGCACGACTCAGCAGCCATTTCAGCAGTTTACCGTAGTGGTGGTTAGGTAGAATCTGCAATGACAGGCAGTATGTATGTATAAAACAtgttactatattttttttattttcccctgaaaGAGGTTTAGCTTCTCAAGCAGAATTTTATAGCGTGataaagataaacaaaaataaaagcataattgCATGAATTCAAGCGTGCATCAGTAATGAAAAGTAATGGGAAAGGgccttaaaatggaaaaaacctgcCTTATGTTTaacaaaaatgaattaatttaactTCTGTTGTCACAGGGGTGTTTCCACATATGTCTAAACTAATTGgaatttttaaatcttatttattaGTAATTTTCTTATGTAATTATCACAAGATGTTCAGAGATGTCTTACCATCTGCCGGCTCTTCTATATTATCATGCCAAGACATAGGCTTCCTCGTGATCGTGTGAACTGGAAAGAAATGATGCAGGTGGATTACTTTAGTATGAATTTAGCATCACAGCCAGGTACAGGATCTCCATCATTGCAAATGTTCCTTTTGGTTATTCCCTAGTCTGGACCCAGCTGCTTCACTAAAGTTGTAAAGGAAGAACAGCATGTCAACAGAAAATGAGTTGGAGCACTGACTAATAGCAACTTCCTAGAAAGGGAAGGGCCTTAAGCATGCTAAAGGCCCTTCTACTGGATGCTGCCTACATTCACCACAACAAAGTTCCACCCCACCCAAGTGGTGGCCTGCAGGGTGCCAAGTATCAGgaaattcttttcctttggtttgttttattgtAAAAGTTAGACCTCAGTGAATTTATTCACATCACCTGTCTGTGCCAGCACAGATTGTGATATTCTATGACTCTTGAGTTGGCAGGGAGAAATCAATCCAGAGGCTGAAGAAACATGGTGTAGCGGTGAGAATCTCTACCCCATCCTAGCTCTGTGTTATCTCAGGATCCATGGATTCCATATCCTGAGTAGTTGCCTCATTCTACGCGTTTACTAAGGCACTGTCTAATCTGAGCAAATTAGTCCCGTCTGTTCTGTCCTTGAGTGTGCAGACTAGTTCCTTAGGCAAAAGTTGCCCACCAGTTGCTCCTTCCAGATCTATGCCTCTCACTGGCCGCTGCTGGTATTCTTGAGTGCAGCTGCTTGTCTCTGACATGTAGCTGAGGGCTCTGGGGCCTGCTCAGGCCCTTGCCTTATACAGGTGGGCCCCTCAGTCTGCCCTGTGCCTTGCCCCCGAGGCTTCCGCGCCAGTTCCCTGTGACCGCGGCGCCGCCTCACCGCGGTGGAGCGGGTTCACGCTGTACTGCGTGTGCAGCCTCTGGCACTGCAGCTCCTTCCGCACCCGCTCGCACAGGAGCTGGTTCTGCCGCACCGGGTCCAGAGGCTTCTTCTTCTCACTGCGGGCGGCCATTGTCCCGCCGGGCGACGCGGCGTCCCGTAGCCTGGCAATGCCTCACGTGGTCAAGCATGAGGCTGCTGATTGGGCCCGGCGGGTGTTCTTTGGGCCTTCCCGCCTCCTATTGGCCGCCGTATTAAAGCCCCTGGCGCTGATTGGCGGCGGCTGCACGCGGCGGGTTTGAACGGCCGGTGCGGCAGCGGCTGGGACGGCAGGATGGAGGCCGCGGAGCTGCGCTGCACGGTGGCCGTGGAGCAGCCGCTGCCGGGAGGACAGGCCCCGCGGCGCCGCGTAATGCGGGGCGCGATGGTGCTGCTGGGCCGCAACGAGCTGCGGCAGCCAGTGCTGCGGGTGGTCGGCGGCGGCGgatcggcggcggcggcggcgctgagctTCGTGCTGGCCGGTGACACTGTGCGGCTCTTCACGCGGTTCGCTGGCGACGGGCGGGCGGCGGTGCGGGTGGGTCCGGGAGGCGCCCAGGTCTTGCTCTCCGACTGCCCCCCAGACGCCCTGCGCCGCTTCCTCCGCCTCCTGCGGCTCAAGGTGGTCGCTGGGTCGCGAGGAGCGCAGCGCGTCCCCCGCCTGCTGGACCGGCCGCCGCCGGCCTTCGCCCTCATCAGCCCGCTGCAGGAGCGAGACCTGCTGCGCGGCCCCGGCCACCTCCGCGGCGccgaggggcggggggagcgccCAGAGGAGGTGAGTCCCGGGGCGAGGGGGGCGGCCCCGGTTACCGGCCCCAGTCCTACAGCGTGCTGCCGCCTGTCCCGCAGGTGCCCCGCGCAGAGAGACGGCCCCCGGTGAGGCTCTCGGCGGAGCAGGAGGTGGTGCTGGGCGCCGTGAGGAGCGGGAAGAGCATCTTCTTCACCGGCTGTGCAGGTGAGGGGGCCGGGTGGCTGTCACCGGGTGAAGTCCTGGGGTCTCGCCGCTTAcctgcttcttctccctcctccaaggGACCGGGAAGTCATTCTTGCTGAAGAAGATCGTGGGGTCCCTCCCTCCGAAGAGCACCTATGCTACAGCTAGCACAGGAGTGGCGGCATGCCATATCGGTGGTACCACTCTCCACGCCTTTGCAGGTAACGGTCTGCCTGGCAGCGAGAGGCTGGCAGCTCTCGCTCCCACCCCAAAGAGTCAGGAGCTTCccaaagctttgctttcttctcccctGCCAGGGATCGGCTCTGGGAAGGCATCGCTGGAACAGTGCATTCAGCTGGCGGAGAGGCCTGGGGTGCGCCAGCACTGGCTGGCCTGCCAGCACTTAATTATTGATGAGATCTCAATGGTGGACGGCAAGTTCTTTGATAGGCTGGAGGCAGTGGCGAGGTGAGCGATCGTCAGGTCAGACAACTAACAGAAATGAATTTCCCTAAATGTCTAGGCTGCTTCCTTCTTCTGGTTATGTGAATGGATACAAGGCAATCCCTGGCATAGGACCGAAAGGAAGGACTAAATTATTGCCAGCATCTGGGCAGATCTTTATCTTAAAAGAGGTTTTAAtcatgtccctgctccctggctgtgcCTGTTTTGGTTGCTGGTTCCATCTCCAGAGCCAACTGTTGTTTGTAGAGCTGAGTCCAGAATGCATCTGTCTGTCTATGCTACGCTCAGCAGTTCTCTCTTGCAGAGAGAAGCAGTTGTGGTACAGCAGCTACCAAAGAAGCTGGTAATGGCATCTGGGGTGGGCAGGCAAAGAAAGATGAGTGTCTTGTAATAGCATTGCTTAATTATTTGTGCTCTTCTGACACAGCTGAGGATAATCATCTTTACTGCAGCTGGTATATGTTTGAATGTACAGATAATCCAAGTAACTTCTAAGACCAGAGTATGTCCAGGTCCTGGAGGGCATTCAAAacttctcctctcttccttccctctcaggGCTGTCAGAAAACGGGATGAGCCTTTTGGAGGAATTCAGCTAATCATCTGTGGGGACTTCTTGCAGCTACCCCCAGTCTGCAAGGCTAATGAAGAAACCAAGTTCTGCTTCCAGGTACAAACCTATCCCTAAATTCACCCTCATGCTTCAAGTCtgcatctttcttaaaaaaagaatgatttttccaGTCAAAAAGCTGGAGGAAATGCATCCACATAAACATGGAGCTGACTGAAGTGCGGAGACAGACCGACAAGACCTTTGTCTCACTCCTGAGTGCAGTCCGTTTGGGCAGGTGAGGAGAAACTCACCTAACTGTAATCCCTGCTCCCTACCCATGGTGCAGAGGAAAGAGTGATTTGTCACTCTGTCCCTGTTCTCTATCAGGAATGCCTGGCTGGGGACAATGGCTATAAACGCTTTAGTTAATGTAAGCAGGTTTTATATATGCTGCTCTGGTAAGGAAGGACCCTTTCTAGGGTTCCTCTCTGCAATTTCTGTTCAGGGATACAATGGATCCTGAGCTGGCAGcggccagggcagagccagggcacGAGCACACACATACACTGCTCTCCAACTTTGTTTAGTTAACTTCCACTGGCTTTCTCTCTAGAGAAAGCACAGCCTGGGGTTTGCACAGCCTCATCCAGCTGCGTGGAGGTTACTGCTGCTCAAGACCTGTTCCTGATCACTTTAACTAATAATCCCCTTTTCCTGGTTACCAGGTGCACAGAGGAGGTTACCAGGCTGCTGATGCAGACCACTACTAACAGGTCTGAGCGTGATGGGATCCTGGCTACGCGGCTCTGCACCCATAAAGATGATGTAGAAATAACTAATGAGAGACGCTTGCAACAGCTACCAGGTGAACTCCTGGGAGGAACTTGCTGGCTTTGGGGCTGAGCTCTGAGTGTATCTAACGGGGACACTGCAGTGTCAGGAGGAACTGCTGTTCTGTTGTGCATAGCAGCAGCAGTCCAAGATGTGTGTGTTGTACAGCTTTTTGCTTAAAAATCCACACTGTTACTTCTTGGTATATAATAGAGAGCTTGTGGCTTTCTGTGGTGTAGGGTGGGTCATTATTGCCTCCATACCCCTTCTGCTGCTTTCTATAGCAGTTCAGAAAGGCTGCGCTCTATCCAGCCATGACTTGAATTGAGAACTATTTAATTTCTGCCTCCCTTTCTGGCCCTAGGATTCTTCTTTAGTCCTCTTTAGAGATCTGGTGCTGGTAGCAAGTGAAACTGGTCATATGCTCAAAATGGTGACCGCTCAATTCCTATTTATTGCTGGCCCTTGAATCCTGAGCCTTCTCATGCTCTGGGACATATGCTGGGAAGAGAGGCAATAGTGAGCTTTCTGCTGTCAAATGTGATGAGGTTTGTGTGAAGATGTCCTGCCAGCAGAGCAGAATAGATATTAAAAGAGGAACCGCTGTTAGAAACAAATGCTGAGCCTCCTGCAGTGCTGTGTGGAATATGTTCAAGGGTTGCAATTTGTCACGTCTTTCTTTCCGTAACAGGAGACGTGCACACTTTTGAGGCTCTGGACAGTGACCCAATGCTAGTGAAGTTAATTGATGCTCAGTGTCCTGTGGGTGGTAGAATTGAGCTAAAGCTTGGAGCTCAGGTGGGTGTGTGTACATACATTTGTGAAAGACCAGTGGATCAAATGgcataaaaatataaaggaatagCAGATGAATATATCGAGTAGGTGAATGTATAGAATGCATATTCTGTATAGAACAGCCACACCAGGCCAAAAGAAGACTCTAGCCCAACCCTTTGTATCCTTTCTGCTTGGAATCTTATCCAGACAGAGAATTGATTCGATTTGAGTACAGGTCCATGTCTTGTGGATGGTGGTAACCATTTCCAGCTTCCAGATAGTAGAGAGCACAGGCAGTCCTTGCCTGCAGCCTCAGCTCCAGGTACAGCAGCTTTCCTGACTCGTAAGAGTAGGGCACAGATTGCCAAATTTGTAGGACTAGATTCCTTGCTGTAAGCTGGGGCTGTCAGAGTGAAAATGATGCAGGATTGTGCTTAGCAGCTGCACTGTTTGCCTTGGGAAGTTGTTCCTTGGGTGTTCCCAGAATCTATATATGTCTAGGCTTGTGGTGTTTGGGGAAGGGGAATCTGTTCCCTGTTTCTGAGCTCACGGCtgtgcacagcagcagctcaagTGAAGTATTTAGtgctgcagaatcacagaatggttcaggttggaagggaccttcaagatcatctagctccaacccccctgccatgggcagggacacctcccactagaccaggttgctcaaagcctcatccagcctgatGTAGTAGTTGAGAATCCTACAAAGGAGAGGCTATTAAAGAGTTTCAATCAAATTGGAGGTGGTGCTGTATCCTGCAATAGGATGATGTGGCTGTTGCCACACAAGCCTGCTGTGCTTGTGCTTCTTGGCTAAAAGCTGAGCTGCAGGTGGCTGAACAGGCTGTAAAGCCAGTGCACTaagggatttttctctttctctgtaggTGATGCTAGCTAAGAATCTGGATGTGTCTCAAGGGCTGGTGAATGGGGCACGAGGAGTTGTTGCAGGATTTGAAAGTGAAGAGAAGGGTAAGTAAGCTTTTGGCCTTTTATTGGCAaggtggcggggtgggggaaCAAAACAACTTATCATTGACTGCTGATGACTTGTTAATTTTGTCTATTGCCTGGTAAGAATAATTTGAGGGAAAGCAGGGAGGAGGTGTGCTCTGCAGTGAGAGGTTTGGGGTTCTCATGAGCTGCGATATCATGTGCTGCATCAGCTGTAGCTATCTGTAGGGCctcttgtgtttgcttttccttattCTCTAGATGTCTACGCTTGTTTGCATTTCCTGTCCTGTTGAAGCATGTCTTGTTGTtctggggagggtttttttgtgtttagtttTTCCTCAGAATAATGTTCTACTACCTCcaatgtgtatttttctctgcatCACAACTGATAAATTATCTGACTTTAATTCTTCCAAATGTCATTTCAGCACATCCTATTTACTGTATGTGGGTTTAGGTGTTTTTGGTATGGGActtgggaattttcttttttaatgtagccCTAAAATTCATGACAGACTGCCatggagaaggggggggggggaagtgttcCTAGGCTGCTGGCTTCCTTTCCTGGTTCTTGAGTGTCAGGCATACATCCATATTTCTCTCTTGCTTCCATTCCTACAGGGCTGCCTAAGGTTAGATTTCTCTGTGGGGTCACACAGGTCATCAAAATGGAGAAATGGGTCTTCAAAGGACCATCAGGAGTTCACCTGAGTCGTCAACAGTTGCCTTTAAAATTGGCATGGGCCATTTCCATTCACAAGAGTCAGGTGAGTGTTCTTATACAGCTGTCTGTAGACTTCTACACCATCATAAGTCTTATTTTCTCAGTGAGCTTGTATTGCTGATAAAACAGGAAGCAAAACTGAGGCCCACGTTGTGGGGGAGCTCTGGAGTAGGTGTGTCTTTACCTGCAGAGAAGGCAGCACCTCTTCTCCTGTTTGTGATACTTGTCTATAGCAGCGTTGCTAGCCTATCTTTGACCCTAGAGTTTCCACAAGGCTGCTGTAAACTGCCTACTTCATATTCAACTATAAAGTATCATTATTTACTGCTGCGGGCTGATCAGGATAGTGTTTCCCTGATAGCCATCACCACTAGTGATCCTGAGGTTTGCAGTCTACCTGAGGAAGGTACAAGAGTCACAGATGTGCTCTTTGGGCTGGACTTTCCCTTCAgaggtgtgttgggttttttcaacgTAAGTAATATGGTTCCTACCTTTCCAGAAGACTTCATACACTTTGATAAATACATCTCTCTGTAAAAGACCTGTGAGTTTGTTCCCATGCTACTGTCTAAACCAGTCCATATGATAAATTCTGCAGCCTCCTGGGACATCTCTTGGTGCAGACAGGGCTGGCCAGGCCCAACACAAACTGTCTCAGATGGTCTACCTGAGGACTGCTCGAGCCTGGCTGCTCCTCTAGTTAATTACTAGGAGTGGAAACAGCAGGGTTTCTTTCCCTGCTGTGTTGGGTATATGGGATTTGTGGAGTTTTACATGAAGATCATCAGAGCTGGTGGACCCTACTGTCTGCTAGCATCTTCCTGACAGTGCAAAACTGTCTTTCCCCGTCCCCCCCGAACTTTTAATCAGTTACATAGTCAAGCAAGggacttccctttttttttttttatcaagccTGTACACTGAGGATTGTGCCTTTGACAGACTCACAGGTCACCTTAGTGTTGATACAGCACAgtggtcttgtttgtttgttttgtaacaaGCTTCTTTGTGTCTTTGATAGGGCATGTCTTTAGATTGCGTGGAAATCTCCCTGTCTCGTGTCTTTGAAAGTGGGCAGGCTTACGTAGCCCTTTCCCGAGCCCGTAGCCTTGCAGGTCTCCGTGTTCTGGATTTTGACCCGAAAGTAGTGAGAGCTGATCCTTCTGTGTTGCAGTTCTATAGGCAGCTGAGACGTCACCAGCTTCTAACCCAGGTAAAGAAAAATCCTGTGGTAGCGAAGGCTGCCTTGTGCAACCAGGATGAGAGATGTTTGTGCTGAgatgcttcattttcttcccaaGCAAGATCATTCAAATTAAAACTTGTAGTGGCAGGAGAGAAGAAACTGCAAAGAGGGAATGTGGTGGGGAAGCTCTTAGTGGCAAAACATCTACTGTAGTGTTTGGATGGGATAACACTACCTGGCCTGTGGGTGAAAGGGAGGGTTGGGGTTCTTTCATCCTCCTCATGCAgtaggggctgaaggggaagtGGGCACATAAGAAAtctcttaaattattattttttttcttcccttcccctccaccccccaggaTTCCCTACACACACATTCAGGTGCTGATGAGAAGGAGAACTGGGAATGCAGCTGAGAATGCTCCTTTGGCCTCTGTGATGCATCAGCACAGACTGAGTTGCAGCGATCTTGCTATTGAGTATATTTGATAACACCAATGAagttaaaggaattttttttttttaaaatgtttgatttgtTCAGCTGACTCCGGATGTGTAGAATTCTCCCCGTCTTGTGCCTCTGAAATTTGGAAGGCTCCTGTAGGCCTTTTCTGGGACTATAGTGTTGAGTACTTCTGTGTCACAGATGCAATTCTAGCAAACAAAATGACTGAACAAGGACATGCCTGATGGATCTTCCTATAGTTCTATCCTGTCTGCCTGGTTGCATTTTATTCTCCACATATGTAGACTGAAAACTTGTGTGCTTTTCTTCAAGTATACCACGGTTCAGACATGCGAGGTGTATGTCCTGTTTTCCTGGGTGGATTGGACCTGTTCACAAGAGTTGCTGACGCAGGGGAAAGCACTGCTATATATCTGGAATACATGCTTGATCCTGCAAGCGAggagctgccaggagctgggctATCACTTTACAGCATGCTGGGTTGTTCTTGCCTTCCAGATGTTTAACACCAGGAGGCTTTGCATAACTTCATCCACAAGCAGAACTAGGGGTTATACGTTGCCTGTTATGCTGATACATAGCCTTTTTATTAGTCTGTTGTATACAATgagatgtgattttatttttttttttatttttttaaccttctgaAATGAGTTGGCACTGTTAAAAATAGGAACAAGTCCTACATCTTATACTTACGGAACTACAAGAATCATGAAAATCCATTACCCCATTAGCAAGACAGCAGTGAGAGGAGATGGGTGCTGATGGGAGCCCCTCTTGTTTAAACATGAGGATCTCTTAAATGGGAGTTTATGCTGGAAACAACGTCTGACAAATGAGGTGGAAGTTGAATGTGCAATAGGGAATAACGGCCAAGGACACATGAAGTGAACTGTAACTTCACCTCTTTCAGCAAAAGCAGGAGTGAGCAGAACTAATATACTGTCTCTTTGAAGTCTTAATAAAGGAGAAGCTTTGCTCTTTGTATTTAGCACATTGCTTAAAGGCTAAGTAacttgtatatttttaaatgtttaacatGCAGGAATAATGTGAAATATCAACATCCAGCTGGAATTCGTCTCTTGCAGGGTAGTGTCTCTGTAACAAAACCTCTGCAATTTG containing:
- the PIF1 gene encoding ATP-dependent DNA helicase PIF1 is translated as MEAAELRCTVAVEQPLPGGQAPRRRVMRGAMVLLGRNELRQPVLRVVGGGGSAAAAALSFVLAGDTVRLFTRFAGDGRAAVRVGPGGAQVLLSDCPPDALRRFLRLLRLKVVAGSRGAQRVPRLLDRPPPAFALISPLQERDLLRGPGHLRGAEGRGERPEEVPRAERRPPVRLSAEQEVVLGAVRSGKSIFFTGCAGTGKSFLLKKIVGSLPPKSTYATASTGVAACHIGGTTLHAFAGIGSGKASLEQCIQLAERPGVRQHWLACQHLIIDEISMVDGKFFDRLEAVARAVRKRDEPFGGIQLIICGDFLQLPPVCKANEETKFCFQSKSWRKCIHINMELTEVRRQTDKTFVSLLSAVRLGRCTEEVTRLLMQTTTNRSERDGILATRLCTHKDDVEITNERRLQQLPGDVHTFEALDSDPMLVKLIDAQCPVGGRIELKLGAQVMLAKNLDVSQGLVNGARGVVAGFESEEKGLPKVRFLCGVTQVIKMEKWVFKGPSGVHLSRQQLPLKLAWAISIHKSQGMSLDCVEISLSRVFESGQAYVALSRARSLAGLRVLDFDPKVVRADPSVLQFYRQLRRHQLLTQDSLHTHSGADEKENWECS
- the CFAP144 gene encoding LOW QUALITY PROTEIN: cilia- and flagella-associated protein 144 (The sequence of the model RefSeq protein was modified relative to this genomic sequence to represent the inferred CDS: substituted 1 base at 1 genomic stop codon); its protein translation is MAARSEKKKPLDPVRQNQLLCERVRKELQCQRLHTQYSVNPLHRVHTITRKPMSWHDNIEEPADDKFLNLIHHAALEPTKKYSEPQTESQEIGWNTTPLIHVDRTDRRLYLPRRKTEITKXMAATGHREEQLEKLQ